In Planctomycetia bacterium, a single genomic region encodes these proteins:
- a CDS encoding efflux RND transporter periplasmic adaptor subunit, translating to MATASISSHRARPGGRWGWFAAGAVTVAAVAAATWGFGGPQVRGWLLGAPKSDGTAAHDDAHEHEDEHEHAVSADVLELSPQAVANLNVQLATIDLRAYERVISIPGIVIEEPGKSRLEITAPLTGVVTKISAHQGDAVEPGQLLFQLRLSHEELVQAQADFLRTAEELDVIGREVARLETLADQGTIAGKTLLERRYEQQKAEAMIRAQRQALILHGFSEEQVNDIQRTRTLLQFLDVVAPSAEMTDGAATPPRYQVQQLAIERGQHVNAGDALADLADHQTLLIEGMAFERDIPSIHELSKRGWKISAVIDQESGQSQVIEGLELAFLNAQVDPESRAFHFYARLPNELLSASSNGDMNRSLTWRYKPGQRVQLRVPVENLPDRIVLPAAAVAKDGVETYVFQQNGKAFQRRPVHVEVEDPQSVVIANDGSLFPGDQVATNGAQQMLLALKNKSGGAIDPHAGHNH from the coding sequence ATGGCTACCGCGAGCATTTCGTCTCATCGAGCCCGGCCGGGCGGCCGCTGGGGCTGGTTTGCCGCTGGCGCGGTGACGGTCGCGGCCGTCGCGGCGGCAACTTGGGGTTTCGGCGGGCCGCAGGTACGGGGTTGGTTGCTGGGTGCTCCCAAGTCCGACGGCACGGCGGCGCATGACGACGCGCACGAGCACGAAGACGAGCACGAGCATGCGGTCTCAGCCGACGTGCTGGAACTGAGTCCGCAGGCCGTGGCGAATTTGAACGTCCAACTGGCGACGATTGACCTGCGTGCTTACGAACGCGTGATCAGCATCCCCGGCATCGTGATTGAAGAACCGGGCAAGTCGCGGCTGGAAATCACCGCACCGCTGACGGGCGTCGTCACGAAGATTTCAGCGCATCAAGGCGATGCAGTCGAACCGGGGCAGTTGTTGTTTCAATTGCGGCTATCGCACGAGGAGTTGGTGCAGGCCCAGGCCGATTTCCTGCGTACCGCGGAAGAACTGGACGTGATCGGAAGGGAAGTGGCGCGTTTGGAAACGCTGGCGGATCAGGGAACCATCGCCGGTAAAACGCTGCTGGAGCGGCGCTATGAACAGCAAAAGGCCGAGGCGATGATTCGCGCGCAGCGTCAAGCGCTGATTCTTCACGGCTTTTCCGAAGAACAAGTCAACGATATTCAACGGACCAGAACGCTCTTGCAATTCCTGGATGTCGTCGCGCCGAGCGCGGAGATGACCGATGGCGCCGCCACGCCGCCGCGGTATCAAGTGCAGCAGTTGGCGATCGAACGCGGCCAGCACGTGAATGCCGGCGACGCTCTGGCCGATCTGGCCGATCATCAAACGCTGCTGATCGAAGGGATGGCGTTCGAGCGGGATATTCCCTCGATTCACGAACTGTCCAAGCGCGGCTGGAAGATTTCGGCCGTCATCGATCAGGAAAGCGGCCAATCGCAAGTGATCGAAGGGCTCGAATTGGCGTTCCTCAACGCGCAAGTTGATCCGGAGTCGAGGGCGTTTCACTTCTATGCGCGGTTGCCCAATGAGCTACTCTCCGCATCGTCCAACGGCGACATGAATCGGTCACTGACCTGGCGCTATAAGCCGGGGCAGCGCGTGCAACTGCGCGTGCCCGTGGAGAATCTGCCGGATCGCATCGTGCTGCCGGCCGCGGCGGTAGCCAAGGACGGCGTCGAAACCTACGTGTTCCAGCAAAACGGCAAAGCGTTCCAGCGGCGGCCCGTGCATGTCGAGGTGGAAGACCCGCAGTCGGTCGTGATTGCCAACGACGGCTCGCTCTTTCCCGGCGACCAGGTAGCGACCAATGGTGCTCAACAAATGTTGCTGGCGCTCAAAAACAAATCCGGCGGCGCGATCGACCCTCACGCTGGGCACAACCATTGA